Within the Penaeus chinensis breed Huanghai No. 1 chromosome 43, ASM1920278v2, whole genome shotgun sequence genome, the region atatatgtatatatatgtatatatatatgtatatatatatgtatatatatgtatatatatatgtatatatatatatgtatatatatatatgtatatatatatgtatatatatatgtatatatatatgtatatatatatgtatatatatatatgtatatatatatatatatgtatatatatatatgtatatatatatgtatatatatatatatatatgtatgtatatatatatgtatatatatatgtatatatatgtatgtatatatatatgtatatatatatgtatatatatatatgtatatatatatgtatatatatatgtatatatatatgtatatatatatgtatatatatatgtatatatatgtatatatgtatatatatatgtatatatatatgtatatatatataaatatatataaatatatgtatatatatataaatatatgtatatatatatatatatatatatatatatgtatatatatatatatatatatatgtatatatatatatatgtatatatatatatatgtatatatatatgtatatataagtatatatatatatatatatatatatatacatgtatatatatgtgtatatatatgtgtatatatatatatttatatgtattagtatatatatattatagagtatatataatatagtatatatataatatattatatatgttagtatatatataatatagagtatatataatatagtatatatataatatagtatatatataatatagtatatatatatagtatagtatatatatatagtatagtatatatatatagtatagtatatatataatatattatatatgtaatatattatatatataatatataatatataatatattgaattcatatatgtatatacattaatatatgtatttatacatatatgtatatatgtatttatatgcacacatatgagtgtctttttttaaatgtgtatgtgtgtgtctgtatatgtatatgtgtgtatgtatatatatatatatatatatatatatatatatatatatataaatatatatatatataaatatatatataaatatatatataaatatatgtatgtatgtatgtatgtatgtatgtatgtgtgtatatatatatatatatatgtatgtatgtatgtatgtatatatgtatatatgtatatatatatgagtgtgtgtgtgtgtgtgtctgtgtctgtgtgtgtgtgtgtgtgtgtgtgtgtgtgtgtgtgtgtgtgtgtgtgtgtgtttgtgtacttatatatatatatatatatatacacatatatatacatatatatatataaattatatatatatatacatacatatatatgtatatatgtatatatatatatatattttatatatatatattatatatatatgtatatatatatatatacatacatatatatgtatatatatatgtatatatatatatgtatatatatatatatatatatatatatatatatatatacatatatatgtatatatatatgtatatatatatgtatatatatatatatatgtatatatatgtatatatatatgtatatatatgtatatatatgtatatatatgtatatatatgtatatatatatgtatatatatgttatatatatgtatatatatgtatatatatgtatatatatatatgtatatatatatgtatatatatgtatatatatgtatatatatatatgtatatatatatatgtatgtatatatgtatatatatgtatatatatatatgtatatatatattgtatatatatatgtaatatatatgtatatatatatgtatatatatgtatatatatatgtatatatatatgtatatatatatgtatatatatgatatatatatgtatatatatatgtatatatatatgtattatatatatatatatgtatatatatatgtatatatatatatatatgtatatatatatatatatatatatatatatatatattatatatatatatatatataatatatgtatatatatatgtatatatatatatatatatatatatatatatgtatatatatatatatatatatatgtatatatatatattatatatatatgtatatacattatatatatatatatatgtatatatatatatatatatatattataatatatatgtatatatatatatgtatatatatatatatatatatatatatatgtatatatatatgtatatatatatatatatatatatatatgtatatatatatatatgtatatatatatagtatatatatatatatatatatatatatatatatatatttatatatatatatatatatatattatatatatatatatatatatatatattatatatatatatattatatatatatatatatatatatatatatatatatgtatatatatatatatatattatatatatatatttatatatatatattatatatatattatatatatatatatatatatatttatatatatatatatatatatatatattatatatatatatttatatatatatgtatatatatattatatatatatatatatatatatatatatatgtatattatatatatatatatatatatatgtatatatatatatgtatatatatatatatatatatatattatatatatatatatattatatatatatatatatatatgtatatatatatatatatatatatatatgtgtgtgtgtgtgtatatatatatatatatatatatatatatatatatatatatatatatatatatatatacatatatacacacacaaacatatacatatatatatgtatatatatttgtgtatatatatatatatatatatttatatatacacatatatataatataagaaaaggtgtatatgttaatttttttatttgtttccctgTCATATGTCAACTTATCCCTTGATCTTGTATATGAAACCTTTTGATAAATCAATTTGCATTGATCCTTTAGGTTAAGTACACTGGGAAGAGTCTGTCAGAGAAAGTGGAGGAGCTCAGAGAAAAGTTGGAGGAGGAAAATGCATCGATGATCATAGTAACTGCCTTAGACGAAGTTGCTTGTAAGTATTTATTTGGTTTGTTTCAAGCTCTTGTTAGTTATTGTGATGTATTCCAAACCGAAGCCTGACAGAGTCAAGCTTTATGAATTCACTTAATATTCTTCTTCCAGATCTGTATAATCTGAGAGGTTCGGACATTGAGTACAATCCAGTGTTCTTCTCCTATGGTGTTGTAACACAGAAAGAGGcctttttatttgttaatgtatCTCAGCTGACTACAGCTGCTAGGGAAGCTCTCCAGGCTGAGGAAGTAAAGGTCACCATTAAGCCATATGATGAGCTTGCTATGTTTATTAGTGAACAGGTAAGGGTGATGTATTTAAGTGTTTCTCAAAGCTTTTTATCCATATTGATTACTAAATCTCTATTGCAGTTGGATGATCCAGAGAATACAATACTCAGTATATTATTGCATTCAAGTAgagacattttattttttattttgaattgCAGCTCCCTGTGCAGAGTGGCAAGGTTTGGGTATCCAATCATACTTCTTATGCTGTAACTCAAATGGTGCCTAAGGAAAAGAGGTTGATAAAATTATCACCAGTAGCAATAATGAAAGCTATCAAGAATGATACTGAGATCAAAGGTAAGCAGCCAGAAAAAATTTTCTCTCCATAATTTACCTCCAGTGTATATTTACTTACTTTCATTAATACAAGGGATTGAATTTGATTATAGTTAGTTTTTGCACATTAAGGAACTATGATCTTTGCTGTTAGTGAAATTTTAAAGAACACTCAGTGTCTTGGACATTCTCATAGACAAGAATAGGTTAGATTGGGAATGAGGTTACCATGTAGCAGTGATtgcttattcttctttccttttgtctcaaGAAGGCTTGAGCATGGACTATCCAGGGACATATATTTATTGTAAGACTGTTAACTGTGGGTGATGATTTAGTCATGACATTCATCTTGTGGAAGCATCACTTGCCGTTATTGCTAATGGTAAGGTCTTATTGCGTTGTAAGTGCTAGAATGTCCTTCAGGTAATATATAGTttgtattaattatttattatttaaagttTGCATTATTGTCCAAAGAAGCGGTTCTTGATATCTTACGTTATTTTTGGAGATGAAAATTTTGAATAAGCGCAATAACTTTTTCCATTTAAAGGAATGGAGGAGTGTCATATTCGTGATGCAGCTGCACTGTGCCTTTATTTCTCTTGGCTTGAAAAGGAGGCTGCAAAAGGAACTCAGACTGAAATAACTGCAGCTGACCAGCTTCAAAAATTTAGAGAGTAAGATCCTGTTTCATGTTTTTTCTATCATGAGTTTGATTATCCAGGTGTTGCTTCATTTcattgtacagtatatatatatttttttatggacatgtatatgtatatatttccttgcATTATATTTGTATCACAGTTAACCATTTCATGTTTCTGCACAAGGTTTTGAATTCATTAGCAAGCAGTTTAAAACTTGATCCTTTTAACAAAGATATATCCCTTTTCTGCAAGCGCAATACAATTCGAGATATATAACTGTCCTCAGGTATCATTAACAGTGACTGTAGCTATTACCGAGAGCAGAGCTGAATATTAGTACTGACACAGTCCTATAGGTATGCTGCATTACAACATCAGTACTCATGATTTTTTCCCCATCTTCTGCAACAGAGAACAGGAGAACTTAGTTGGTCTCAGTTTCTCTACTATCTCATCAGTTGGACCCAATGCTGCAGTAATCCACTATTCTCCAGCCCCTGAAACTGACCGAAAGATTACTTCTGATGAGGTTTATCTCTGCGATTCTGGGGGACAGTACAAGTAGGTTACATTTTAATTGCTTTACTCTTTACATTTAtagattaagagaaaaaataatattgtgtATATGAAAGTTTATTGATAGCAAGGGGATAACCCAATCTgcatgtatggcaagaatacacacCATACCCACCTGTAAtagaagtttatttattgtatttacacattgatggctctacaagtgtcagttattaatcctacttatctcacctgtttacccttttccttaatttttggaaaggatctttggcattatttcattgtttgaAACGTTATCaacattttaataacaatttaggaatcatagcatcaataacagtaataacagtatcgatatcaactgtattaaaaagaaaaacacattttctctccAAGTCAGGAAATAatgaaatcaggattggtcacaagggcctactgatagactcctgagtatatgtggagccatctgtatggaacaatattcacaaaaaaatagaggTTAACAGTTAGCCtaaataagaaaattattttctttttcctcctcagcCACATCTGACGTTAATTTCcttcttagtttctttctttccttaccttcttGTCATTTGCCATCtttttaacataatatatatacagggatGGAACAACAGACGTTACAAGGACCCTCCATTTTGGCACACCTGACCAGTTTTTGCAGGAGTGTTTCACTCGTGTCCTGAAGGGGCAAATCGCCATGGCATCCTGCATCTTCCCAACTAAAATCAAGGTGAACATTTGTGaagtttcttttttaaatatgaaAGAATTACTGTCCTGAAGTATTTGTTACTCCCTGGAAATTATGTAGAATGATGCATTATTCCTATAAATTTTCTGTAAAAAAACTGAACTAAACCATAAAAAAATTATTCTTTGTGTTTTAAAAGCTCAAAATGAGCATTGTTCAGTTTAGGAATTATAGAAAATACAGAAATTTTAGGAGTACAGAGATTGTCGTTAAAACTATTAGGAAGTATTTATTTACTTTAGTGAGATTGCCAAGTTTgaaaaatgtgtacatacaatCTGCTCATTATGAATTTTGTGCATTTCTATTTCTAACTGTTATCAGCTTTCCTAactattttatatcaatatttttgttatcatatattcatataaataacctatattttattttctttcttattctgttacaaaaattatgaaatatacaTCTAGTGTCCTTCTACATCACTGGCATTCTGTATCCCTCCAGGGTAACTGTTTAGACACCCTTGCCCGCAAGGCTCTTTGGGATGTCGGCCTAGACTATGGGCATGGAACAGGGCATGGGATTGGCATGTACCTGAATGTGCACGAGGGGCCAATGGGCGTGTCATGGCGGTCATACCCAGATGACCCAGGCCTGCAAGAAGGCATGTTTCTCTCTGATGGTATGTAGAGACAAATGTGTTATGATGATAGCTCTTGTTATTAGGTAGTGCCCGTTCTCTGATAATGTAATTTGAcctttttataacattataacttGCTCATGTTGCTAAAAGATGTCTCTTCCCTACTCCAGAACCTGGCTACTATGAGGATGGAAAATTTGGCATTCGTATTGAAAATATTGTCCGCATTGTGAAAGCTGAAACTCCACACAACCATCGTGATCGCGGGTTTCTCACCTTTAAGACCGTCACTCTTGTCCCAATTCAGACAAAACTGGTGGATCCAACCATGCTGACAAAACAAGAGGTGAATAACATGACAATAAGagccttttcttttattatattttgtatatgtatatattatttgaatGGGATATAATTATCATGGGTTTTGTTCTTCAGACAACTATAAGAAtgttctctttccatccctccctccctctccctcctccctctccctcctccctctccctcctccctctctctcctccctctccctcctccctctccctcctccctctccctcctccctcctccctctccctcctccctctctctcctccctctccctcctccctctctctcctccctctccctcctccctctctctcctccctctccctcctccctctccctcctccctctccctcctccctctccctcctccctcttccctcttccctcttccctcttccctctccctctccctcttccctctccctcctccctctccctcctccctctcattctccctcctccctcttcctctctccctcctccctcttcctctctccctcctccctcttcctctctccctcctcccatttgccctctccctcctcccatttcccctctccctcctcccatttcccctctccctcctcccatttcccctctccctctccctctccccctccctctccccctccctccctccctctctctctccctccctccctctctccctccctctctccctccctctctccctccctctctccctctctccctctctccctctctctcctctctccctctctctctctctctctctctctctctctctctctctctctctctctctctctctctctgtctctctctctctctctctctctctctctgtctctctctctctctctctctctctctctctctctctctctctctctctctctctctctctctctctctctctctctctctctctctctctctctctctctctctctctctgtctctctctctctctctctctctctgtctctctctctctctctctctctctctctctctctctctctctctctgtctctctctctctctctctctctctctctctctctctctctctctctctctctctctctctctctctctctctctctctctctctctctctctctctctctctctctgtctctctctctctctctctctctctctctctgtctctctctctctctctctctctgtctctctctctctctctctctctgtctctctctctctctctctctctctctctctctctctctctctctctctctctctctctctctctctctctctctctctctgtctctctctctctctctctctctctctctctctctctctctctctctctctctctctctctctctgtctctctctctctctctctctgtctctctctctctgtctctctctctctctctctctctctctctctctctctctctctctctctctctctctctctctctctctctctctctctctctctctctgtctctctctctctctctctctctctctctctctctctctgtctctctctctctctctctctctctctctctctctctcctctctctctctctctctgtctctctctctctctctctctctctctctctctctctctctctctctctctctctctctctctctctctctctctctctctctctctctctctctctctctctctctctgtctctctctcctctctctctctctctctctctctctgtctctctctctctctctctctctctctctctctctctctctctctctctctctctctctctctctctctctctctctctctctctctctctctctctctctctctctctctctcttctctctctctctctctctctctctctctctctctctctctctctctctctctctctcctctctctcctctctctctctctctctctctctctctctctctctctgctctctctgtctctccctctctctctgcctctctctgtctctccctctctctgctctctctctctctctctctgtctctctctctgtctctctctctctctctgtctctctctctctgtctctctctctctgtctctctctctctctctctctctgtctctctctctctctctctctctctctctctctctctctctctctctctctctctctctctctctctctctctctctctctctctctctctctctctctctctctctctctctctctctctctctctctctctctctctctctctctctctctctctctctctctctctctctctctctctctgtctctctctctctctctctctctctctctctctctctctctctctctctctctctctctctctctctctctctctctctctctctctctctcttaacctcttgttctctcccttgtgctctctctccttctttctctcccaatccctacctctctccctttccttctcttacatTTTTATCATACTCTTTATATTGTATGACCAGGTGCACTTGTTCTTTACAGATTGATTGGCTGAACAAATACCATGCGGAATGTCGAGACAAGGTTGGAAAACTTTTGCTGGAGCAAGGTCACAAGGAGGCTTATGATTGGCTTGTAAGGGAAACTCAGCCTATTGGCTagtaaaaatgaaatggaaaatcaGTGACTGCAAATTCCTATGTTTTACTATGATAATATAGTGAGATTTCAAAACTGGCACCTAAAGAGACAAGGGCCACAGTGGGTTTAAGAATTGAAATATATGTAGACTGTGCTTTTTAAGTGATTAATTTTAGAGTTTGGGAATAGAttcctttgttttacttttaacaCAAATGGGTGCGCAATGAAACTGAACCAGGTTCCCTCTAGGTACATATACTGAAACATATTGCCTATCACTGCCATGTTAAATGTCAAGGATTCTTGATGTTTCCAGATGAAGACAATGTGTGATGTGCTAATTTACAAATATGAATGTGCTCTTttaataaaataatcaataaggttttagattttcattatcagtgaCACATTACATTAAACCTATGAAAATTGATTAATATTGTCTTTTTTAGACaaataattttgcatggtcttttcctctccccctttccttttccttctctgcttCATCCCCTTcatctgtccacttcctaaggtgtgagagccgtgctgaataGATggttttgtgtcagtcatgaatggcCTCTGGGAGCCATGAGCATGGTATTTCTTTGGTTAATCACCTAGCCCTTAACCATAGGggtttcttctccccatttatttcaggctcaccatggccagtaCTGaagtttttttatccttattaaggGCATTAAGGCTGCATTTAAttggtttcccgacccctgcctctcctttgactatGGCTctgaccactgatactaatactccCTCCTTAACATTTGCTGTCGACTCTATCCTCCCGAATCATCCACGctggtcattactcaaccttcagcatacaccccttcctctctcccaacaccctccacccccatctcctactgcacagtcttcattgtctacccccacccccttattgCTACATTCATCCCtattgtcctcctcccaacaGCACTACCTCTTTTCATACCGCCCCACTTTCCTCCCGCCCTCGtcctactgcttccacctctgcagtTGGTGGAAGCAGTACCCTTTTTGGTCCAGCGAAGtgggatcgattctttgtgattcccccaacATCCCATACTCTGACAATATCCttttcttccaacaatgtctccaaaaacaagtaggcaaagttgcCTTTTGCAGTCGTTCTGATTGTtcatgccttgtcacagttacatccaaGTCCCAAGCTCATGCACTATAAACCTTGATTGACTTACTGGCAAACTTATTTCTGGCCAACTTCACTCCATCCTTGATACTTGTACTGTAACTGTTTCGGTCTCCCtgactgattgtcctgtctacgaCAATGACTGGTCAGAGTGAAAACAACTTGCTTGTATGCCTCACTGACTATGATGTAGTAatagtccagtgctacactactCCTCCCAGGGGCCAACATAAGTcctccaccaatattgccaagataagCTTGCATAGACATGACTTTCCCCATGAAGTTCATATTGGTGGATTGTCCTGCCCTGTCCATCCGTATTGATCCCTTCTCCAACACTGTCAGAAATGTTGacattttggccacccagccaaacactgttgctccacagcctgctgccctctatgtgcccaacctggtcatgactgttcaaattgctctgctcagtcactTGTGTGCCAAttatggtggctcccataatataTCTTATAGCAGCAGCCCTGTCTACAAgct harbors:
- the LOC125048255 gene encoding xaa-Pro aminopeptidase 1-like gives rise to the protein MAPKNTTQLLKNLRVLMKNTTYVPQALHAYIVPSGDAHQSEYIAPCDQRRAFITGFTGSAGTAIITDSEAALWTDGRYYLQARQEMDENWTLMKQGLPNTPTEAKWLSKTLHVGSTVGVDPYLLEAEWWRDLARELKGAGHVVVPVPENLVDLAWKDRPARPAKPIVPLEVKYTGKSLSEKVEELREKLEEENASMIIVTALDEVAYLYNLRGSDIEYNPVFFSYGVVTQKEAFLFVNVSQLTTAAREALQAEEVKVTIKPYDELAMFISEQLPVQSGKVWVSNHTSYAVTQMVPKEKRLIKLSPVAIMKAIKNDTEIKGMEECHIRDAAALCLYFSWLEKEAAKGTQTEITAADQLQKFREEQENLVGLSFSTISSVGPNAAVIHYSPAPETDRKITSDEVYLCDSGGQYKDGTTDVTRTLHFGTPDQFLQECFTRVLKGQIAMASCIFPTKIKGNCLDTLARKALWDVGLDYGHGTGHGIGMYLNVHEGPMGVSWRSYPDDPGLQEGMFLSDEPGYYEDGKFGIRIENIVRIVKAETPHNHRDRGFLTFKTVTLVPIQTKLVDPTMLTKQEIDWLNKYHAECRDKVGKLLLEQGHKEAYDWLVRETQPIG